Proteins encoded together in one Lysinibacillus sp. FSL K6-0232 window:
- a CDS encoding EamA family transporter, with translation MKTNFIYPLLIVIASSSYGILSTIIKVAMQHGFTSAEAVSSQYIIGFMLIVFIFIVTQRQLPRPSKSGLLILIWSGIFTGTTGIVYGESLKYLPASLAVVMLFQFTWIGLLIDCALHRRWPSRAEVISLIILFAGTILAAGVLNVDLSGIPLQGWLFGFAAAVTFACFIQFNSRPVEGVTTTSRVLIVSFVALIMISIFLSPEIIWNGQLFIHGLWKFGLALGLFGIILPIYLFSIAIPKIGGALASILSAIELPVAVTVSVIVLHEPLTILQIIGIVFVLVGMMLPTIVAQRRQKNNLLEAH, from the coding sequence ATGAAAACAAATTTTATTTATCCTCTTTTGATTGTCATTGCCTCTAGTAGCTATGGTATTTTATCAACCATTATTAAAGTAGCTATGCAGCATGGCTTTACATCAGCAGAGGCTGTATCAAGTCAATATATTATTGGCTTTATGCTGATTGTGTTTATTTTTATTGTGACACAAAGACAGTTACCAAGGCCCTCTAAAAGTGGCTTATTGATTTTAATTTGGTCAGGTATTTTTACTGGAACAACAGGCATTGTTTATGGTGAATCATTGAAATATTTACCTGCATCTCTTGCAGTGGTAATGCTGTTTCAATTTACATGGATTGGTCTACTAATCGACTGTGCGCTACATAGAAGATGGCCAAGCCGAGCTGAGGTCATTTCTCTTATTATTTTATTTGCAGGCACTATTTTAGCGGCAGGTGTTTTAAATGTAGACTTAAGCGGCATTCCGCTCCAAGGCTGGCTATTTGGCTTTGCGGCTGCTGTAACCTTTGCTTGCTTTATTCAATTTAACTCTCGACCTGTAGAGGGTGTCACAACAACATCAAGGGTGCTAATTGTTTCCTTTGTCGCTCTGATTATGATTAGTATTTTCCTTAGCCCTGAAATTATTTGGAATGGTCAATTATTTATTCATGGCTTATGGAAATTTGGACTAGCACTAGGTCTGTTCGGTATTATTTTGCCGATTTATTTATTCTCTATTGCTATCCCTAAAATTGGTGGCGCTCTTGCATCGATTCTAAGTGCCATTGAATTGCCAGTGGCAGTTACAGTTTCGGTTATTGTGCTACATGAGCCTTTAACAATTTTACAAATTATTGGGATTGTTTTTGTACTTGTAGGCATGATGCTACCGACAATTGTTGCCCAACGTCGACAAAAAAATAATTTATTAGAGGCACATTAA
- a CDS encoding extracellular solute-binding protein yields MKKIRLLSFFLVLMLMLVAACSSNDSKNSTNNDKKEVAATTPSGKLVIYTGRDEEMVQKVIAQFNEKYPDIEVEYLTMGAQQILERLRGEKANPQADFWWGGTQSALIVGANEDLLHSWQPSFIDAIEPDHKDAAGRWFGEMLLPEVIMINSDVLTKETGPQDWDELLDPKWKDQILIRGVLASGTMRTIYSSMIVRQDANSPEKGYDWLLQLDANTKEYTQDPNALYLKLTRQEGSVSLWNLQDILLKKYTTDYPFDYIYPKSGAPILVDGVAVVNNAKNLENAQLFVEFLFEKDMVTQLANDYYQIPTRSDIDKSSMPEWYQELNLTTFDIDWQQMSDKETKWMEYWDNNIKGRGK; encoded by the coding sequence ATGAAAAAAATACGCCTTCTTAGTTTTTTCCTTGTGTTGATGCTTATGCTGGTGGCTGCCTGTAGTTCGAATGATAGTAAAAATTCTACAAATAATGACAAAAAAGAGGTAGCAGCTACAACACCTTCTGGCAAGCTCGTCATCTACACGGGGCGTGACGAGGAAATGGTGCAAAAGGTGATCGCTCAGTTTAATGAAAAGTATCCAGACATTGAAGTAGAGTATTTAACAATGGGCGCTCAGCAAATTTTAGAACGCTTACGTGGTGAAAAGGCTAATCCACAGGCTGACTTTTGGTGGGGTGGTACACAATCTGCTTTAATTGTTGGGGCAAATGAGGATTTATTGCACAGCTGGCAGCCTAGTTTTATCGACGCTATCGAGCCTGACCATAAAGATGCCGCTGGACGCTGGTTTGGGGAAATGTTGCTGCCTGAGGTGATTATGATTAATAGCGATGTACTCACAAAGGAAACGGGACCACAGGATTGGGATGAGCTGCTTGACCCTAAGTGGAAGGATCAAATTTTAATCCGTGGCGTGCTTGCATCAGGGACAATGCGAACAATTTACTCCTCAATGATTGTACGACAAGATGCTAATTCTCCTGAAAAGGGCTATGATTGGCTACTGCAATTAGATGCCAATACAAAGGAATATACACAAGACCCTAATGCATTGTACTTAAAGCTTACACGTCAGGAAGGCAGTGTATCGTTATGGAACCTGCAAGATATTTTATTAAAGAAATATACAACAGATTATCCTTTTGATTATATTTACCCTAAAAGTGGTGCACCTATTTTAGTTGATGGTGTAGCAGTTGTAAACAATGCGAAAAACCTTGAGAATGCGCAGCTATTTGTAGAGTTTTTATTTGAAAAAGACATGGTAACACAACTAGCAAATGATTATTATCAAATTCCAACACGTTCTGATATTGATAAGTCTTCCATGCCAGAATGGTATCAGGAATTAAATTTAACAACATTTGATATTGATTGGCAGCAAATGTCCGACAAAGAAACTAAGTGGATGGAATATTGGGATAACAATATTAAAGGACGCGGGAAATAA
- a CDS encoding protein-tyrosine phosphatase family protein: MEKNYDVLVKDKIFFGGAKDAEAAFEQEAVDIVIDVRVNGLSSQEQEVASYSYKHLPIADEDIAVASSIEKVAKEIASAYKEGQKVYIHCGSGGGRAGVAATATLIELGMAQSLEEAGAAVKKARPQVTIRPKMEKALQELYK, encoded by the coding sequence ATGGAGAAAAACTATGATGTTTTAGTAAAAGACAAAATATTTTTTGGCGGTGCAAAAGATGCAGAAGCAGCCTTCGAACAAGAAGCCGTTGATATTGTAATAGATGTACGTGTTAACGGACTGTCATCACAGGAGCAAGAGGTAGCTTCTTATTCTTACAAGCATCTACCTATTGCGGATGAGGATATCGCTGTTGCCTCTTCGATTGAAAAAGTCGCGAAGGAAATTGCTTCAGCCTATAAAGAAGGACAGAAGGTATATATTCATTGTGGAAGTGGTGGGGGACGTGCAGGCGTAGCAGCAACAGCTACATTAATAGAGCTAGGAATGGCACAGTCATTAGAGGAAGCAGGGGCCGCAGTCAAGAAAGCCCGCCCACAAGTAACAATTCGCCCAAAAATGGAGAAAGCTTTACAGGAATTGTATAAATAG
- a CDS encoding GNAT family N-acetyltransferase, producing the protein MTITIRQAQPQDAHAVVPLIIDAIGDIANRLTGEQSAEAVIRELTILFQREDNRHSYLNTFVATEDEQILGILVYYYGAHAIEMDAKLVQWLAAKNAPSIVIDREAHEDEAYIDTVCVAPAARGKGIGTLLLQFAEELTKQRGYTKLSLNVEIEKEDARRLYERLGFVITEPWFIIDEPFHHMVKQF; encoded by the coding sequence ATGACTATTACAATTCGACAAGCGCAACCACAAGATGCCCATGCCGTTGTGCCTTTAATTATCGATGCCATTGGCGATATTGCTAATCGCTTAACTGGCGAGCAATCAGCGGAAGCTGTTATACGGGAACTAACAATTCTTTTTCAACGTGAGGACAATCGACACTCATACTTAAATACCTTTGTTGCTACTGAAGATGAACAAATATTAGGAATTCTTGTTTATTATTATGGTGCACATGCCATTGAAATGGACGCTAAGCTTGTGCAATGGCTAGCAGCAAAAAATGCTCCATCCATTGTAATTGATCGTGAGGCTCATGAGGATGAAGCCTATATTGATACAGTTTGTGTAGCACCAGCAGCGCGCGGGAAAGGTATTGGTACATTATTATTGCAATTTGCAGAGGAGCTAACAAAGCAACGAGGCTATACAAAGCTATCATTAAATGTTGAAATCGAAAAAGAAGATGCTCGCCGTCTTTATGAACGATTAGGCTTTGTCATTACAGAGCCATGGTTCATTATTGATGAACCTTTTCATCATATGGTGAAACAGTTTTAG
- the argH gene encoding argininosuccinate lyase: MFEDFRNKTQQEDGMIFPSNIYRKIVLQPAYDEAKKNFLTIMLQVNIAHLKMLEEQGLVTADEAKQIGIALKKLDLNYYRLEDYNPQYEDLFFRIENKLIELAGDVAGNLHIGRSRNDMGIAIYRMTLRKKLLLLMHELLKLRDDLIAAAEEHIDTIMIGYTHTQQAQPTTFAHYLKAVIDQLERDFERMQHAYKTVNRSSMGAAALTTTGFNISRERMRDLLAFDDIIENAWDAVAGADYIAETASIVQLAALNLGRTSQDFLLWATQEFNAFTLASPYVQISSIMPQKRNPVSIEHTRSLLSAVVGDANTVLQMVHNTPFGDIVDTEDDMQPYLWRAIDRLIGIYKLFGSLVVTMDVNKKKLRDRAENSFANVTELADTLVRSEGISFRQAHSIVSKCIKVLLAHGEESLASLTWGLANTQSKLITGKELKLSEEDFYKILKPESFVGVRTVLGGPAPATMKATLERSKLNTHHLYEWIRLKENAIIEAEKQLTTFIEEWNQ; this comes from the coding sequence ATGTTTGAAGATTTTCGCAACAAAACACAGCAGGAGGATGGGATGATATTCCCGTCTAACATCTATCGTAAAATTGTTTTACAGCCAGCTTATGATGAAGCTAAGAAAAACTTTTTAACAATTATGCTACAAGTTAATATCGCTCATTTAAAAATGCTAGAAGAACAAGGACTTGTGACAGCAGATGAAGCAAAACAAATTGGGATTGCTCTAAAAAAATTAGACTTAAATTATTATCGTTTAGAGGATTACAACCCCCAATATGAAGATTTATTTTTCCGTATTGAAAATAAATTAATCGAGCTTGCTGGTGATGTTGCTGGAAATCTTCATATTGGAAGAAGCCGTAATGATATGGGCATCGCCATCTATCGCATGACACTGAGAAAAAAATTATTATTATTAATGCACGAATTGCTGAAATTACGTGATGATCTTATTGCTGCTGCAGAGGAGCATATTGATACGATTATGATTGGCTATACGCATACGCAGCAGGCTCAGCCAACAACCTTTGCTCATTATTTAAAGGCTGTTATCGACCAGCTTGAGCGTGATTTTGAACGGATGCAACATGCCTACAAAACAGTTAACCGCAGTAGTATGGGTGCTGCTGCTTTAACAACAACAGGCTTTAATATTAGCAGAGAGCGTATGCGTGATTTGCTAGCGTTCGATGATATTATTGAAAATGCATGGGATGCTGTAGCAGGTGCAGATTATATTGCAGAAACAGCTAGTATTGTACAGCTCGCTGCACTAAACCTCGGTCGTACATCTCAGGATTTCTTATTATGGGCTACTCAGGAATTTAATGCTTTTACACTAGCAAGTCCTTATGTACAAATAAGCTCGATTATGCCTCAAAAGCGTAATCCAGTGTCAATAGAGCATACACGTTCGCTGTTATCCGCCGTTGTGGGTGATGCAAATACTGTATTACAAATGGTGCATAATACACCGTTCGGGGATATTGTAGATACGGAGGATGATATGCAGCCTTATTTATGGCGTGCTATTGACCGTCTAATCGGTATTTATAAGCTATTTGGCTCTCTTGTTGTCACAATGGATGTAAATAAGAAAAAATTAAGGGATCGTGCAGAAAATAGCTTTGCCAATGTTACCGAGCTTGCTGATACATTAGTGCGCTCAGAGGGGATTTCATTCCGCCAAGCACATAGCATTGTTAGTAAATGTATTAAAGTTTTACTCGCTCATGGTGAGGAGTCGCTTGCAAGCCTTACATGGGGACTGGCAAATACACAATCTAAATTGATTACAGGCAAGGAATTGAAGCTTTCGGAAGAGGACTTTTATAAAATTTTAAAACCAGAATCTTTTGTCGGTGTTCGAACAGTATTAGGTGGCCCTGCCCCAGCCACAATGAAGGCAACCCTTGAGCGCTCGAAATTAAATACGCACCATCTTTATGAATGGATTCGTTTAAAGGAAAACGCCATTATCGAAGCTGAAAAGCAATTAACAACATTTATCGAGGAATGGAATCAATGA
- a CDS encoding ABC transporter permease: MEKQSANASSESRWTRIFYSNWFVYILIAPLFLVLFAYVVYPFYQTFIQSFAGDEPFFHYKKFFDIASPANLEALWTSVYISIISVISCAIVGVTMAFLLERYNFPGRRILSILVLVPMALPPLVGVLSFSFLYGDSGIFPRFFQQLFGLDHVPFSLKGIWGVIVVHTFTMYTYFYLTASAAIKGLDPALEEAATSLGAGRIRVWTKVILPMLTPSIVASSLLVFMISMASYTAPLMFGVERTMTMQIYLSRTNGNLEMAATQSMILSFVSITFLIIMRWYQNRRNYQNLSKGISVHRSEVSSKGMKIFATISSFIGTFMLLLPILVLILISFSVDGAWKTQILPTDYTFDHYIALFTDERTWRPIWNSIQMGVIATIGNILFGVAAAYAMVRLNFKGKTVLDILIMVPWALPGTVVAVNLIAAFSTENIFAFNQVLIGTFWILPLAYFIRHLPLVFRSTAASLVQLDQSIEEASRGLGATWWYTFRRIVVPLTFTGILAGTLLALVQSFGEFVASILIYSTSTIPLSVAIFQKLYAFKFGTACAYGVLQICLILVVLIISEKLSKGSAGSAI; the protein is encoded by the coding sequence ATGGAAAAACAGTCTGCCAATGCCTCTAGCGAAAGTAGATGGACACGGATTTTTTATTCCAATTGGTTTGTGTATATTTTAATAGCACCATTATTTTTAGTGCTGTTCGCCTATGTCGTTTATCCTTTCTATCAAACCTTTATCCAAAGCTTTGCTGGTGATGAGCCATTCTTTCATTATAAAAAGTTTTTTGATATTGCAAGTCCAGCAAATTTAGAGGCTTTATGGACCAGTGTTTATATATCTATTATTAGTGTTATAAGTTGTGCCATTGTTGGCGTAACGATGGCGTTTCTACTTGAACGCTATAATTTCCCGGGAAGGCGAATACTTTCTATTTTAGTATTAGTCCCTATGGCGCTCCCTCCCCTTGTAGGTGTACTGTCCTTTTCATTTTTATATGGAGATAGCGGTATTTTCCCACGTTTCTTTCAGCAGTTATTTGGTTTAGACCATGTACCATTTTCCTTAAAAGGGATTTGGGGCGTTATTGTTGTTCACACCTTTACAATGTATACCTATTTCTATTTAACCGCTTCTGCTGCAATTAAGGGGCTTGACCCTGCTTTAGAAGAAGCTGCAACAAGTTTAGGTGCGGGGCGTATTCGCGTATGGACAAAGGTTATTTTACCAATGCTGACCCCGTCCATTGTCGCATCTTCTCTATTAGTATTTATGATTTCAATGGCTTCGTATACCGCACCCTTAATGTTTGGTGTTGAGCGTACGATGACAATGCAAATTTATTTATCACGAACAAATGGAAATTTGGAAATGGCAGCAACACAGTCGATGATCCTATCCTTTGTATCCATTACATTTTTAATCATAATGCGCTGGTATCAAAATCGACGTAACTATCAAAACCTTAGTAAAGGAATTAGTGTCCATCGCTCAGAAGTTTCCTCTAAAGGAATGAAAATTTTTGCAACAATTTCCTCCTTTATTGGTACATTCATGTTACTATTACCAATATTAGTATTAATACTCATCTCCTTTTCTGTCGATGGTGCTTGGAAGACACAAATTCTTCCTACCGATTACACATTTGATCATTATATCGCACTCTTTACGGATGAGCGCACATGGCGTCCTATTTGGAACTCAATTCAGATGGGGGTTATCGCGACAATCGGTAATATACTTTTCGGTGTTGCGGCTGCCTATGCAATGGTGCGCTTAAACTTTAAAGGTAAAACAGTGCTTGATATTTTAATTATGGTGCCATGGGCATTACCAGGGACAGTTGTTGCAGTGAATTTAATTGCTGCCTTTAGCACAGAAAACATTTTTGCCTTTAACCAAGTACTAATTGGAACGTTTTGGATTTTGCCATTAGCTTATTTTATTAGACATTTACCACTTGTTTTTCGATCGACCGCCGCTTCGCTTGTCCAGCTCGATCAATCCATTGAGGAAGCATCCCGCGGCTTAGGTGCTACTTGGTGGTATACATTTAGACGTATTGTTGTGCCCTTAACATTTACTGGGATATTAGCAGGGACATTATTAGCACTTGTTCAAAGCTTTGGTGAGTTTGTTGCATCCATTTTAATTTATAGTACATCTACTATCCCATTATCTGTCGCAATATTTCAAAAACTATACGCATTCAAATTTGGAACCGCCTGTGCTTATGGTGTTTTACAAATTTGCTTAATTTTAGTTGTCCTTATTATTTCTGAAAAATTATCGAAAGGCAGTGCTGGCTCAGCCATATAA
- a CDS encoding N-acetylglucosamine kinase produces the protein MTKWLLIIDGGATKTACAVVDADSGAIQYTTSTRGSNYQAIGVEAATAILQELLATVEAFLQKHSSKHIAVATFALAGIDSPKDHKMVTAIVQKALSATQLHIDTLIIENDAEATLLGVTAGQAGALLIAGTGAIAYAYDGNQIVRAGGWGHRAGDEGSGYWLGQEVIRAIFKMEDGRGKPTILKDAVYHALGIQDVTELAAWLFHPSYTNAQLAKMGAFVAEAVVQNDSCAIEISQQAAYELALLANAVLKKIDYQSGPFTLYCNGGAIKHNPLIFKTFTAQITSMYPHITIALCQHQPITYLIERTKRAYGC, from the coding sequence ATGACAAAATGGCTGTTGATAATTGATGGTGGTGCAACAAAAACAGCGTGTGCCGTTGTAGATGCTGATTCTGGTGCTATTCAATATACAACATCAACTAGGGGCTCTAATTATCAAGCAATTGGTGTTGAAGCAGCTACAGCAATATTACAAGAGCTTTTAGCAACCGTCGAAGCCTTTTTGCAAAAGCATTCCTCTAAGCATATTGCTGTGGCTACCTTTGCATTAGCGGGGATTGACTCCCCAAAAGATCATAAAATGGTAACAGCAATCGTTCAAAAGGCATTATCTGCTACACAGCTACATATTGATACCCTTATTATTGAAAACGATGCCGAAGCTACCCTATTAGGTGTCACAGCTGGACAAGCAGGAGCTTTACTAATTGCTGGGACAGGAGCCATTGCCTATGCCTACGATGGCAACCAAATTGTCCGTGCAGGAGGCTGGGGGCATCGAGCTGGTGATGAGGGTAGCGGGTATTGGTTAGGGCAGGAGGTCATACGAGCCATTTTTAAAATGGAGGATGGTCGTGGCAAGCCAACTATTTTAAAGGATGCTGTCTATCATGCCCTCGGTATTCAAGATGTAACAGAGCTTGCCGCATGGCTATTTCATCCTTCTTATACAAATGCACAGCTTGCTAAAATGGGTGCCTTTGTTGCAGAGGCAGTAGTACAAAATGATAGCTGTGCGATTGAAATATCACAGCAAGCAGCTTATGAATTGGCACTGCTAGCAAATGCCGTTTTGAAAAAAATTGATTATCAAAGTGGACCCTTCACACTTTATTGTAATGGTGGTGCTATCAAACATAACCCATTGATTTTCAAAACATTTACAGCCCAAATAACATCTATGTATCCGCATATTACTATCGCTTTATGCCAACATCAGCCGATCACTTATTTAATTGAACGTACAAAAAGGGCATATGGCTGTTAA
- a CDS encoding carbohydrate kinase family protein, with protein MTKQDKEFILVYGDAFIDYIADDVTNTSFTKYMGGATVNVAAGISRIGAPSALITITGDDEGSQFVRDGLAQEGVKLDYAVFHPAKRVSGVYVHLTEACERIFKDYVDETPDLQVESTQLNEEAFKHASALTVCSGTMFHPTALATTQAAVDMAKDKGAIIAMDANIRPLRWSSEEICRETVTSFFEDVDILKVTDDELFFLTETTSLEEGIAQLSSYLVPIILVTVGENGTYAVLNGEVIHVPTEKVVPVDTTGAGDAFMAGVLRDIHYNGLPTTKEELVRCTSFGNKLGALAATKAGALTALPYYQDIKHLLK; from the coding sequence ATGACAAAGCAAGATAAGGAATTTATATTAGTCTATGGAGATGCTTTTATTGACTATATTGCTGATGATGTTACAAATACATCATTTACTAAATATATGGGAGGTGCAACCGTAAATGTTGCAGCAGGAATTAGCCGCATTGGTGCGCCTTCCGCATTAATTACCATTACAGGAGATGACGAAGGCTCACAATTTGTGCGCGATGGACTTGCACAAGAGGGTGTAAAGCTAGATTATGCCGTATTTCATCCAGCTAAGCGTGTTAGTGGGGTTTATGTGCATTTAACAGAGGCATGTGAGCGTATTTTTAAAGATTATGTGGATGAAACACCAGATTTACAAGTTGAATCAACACAATTAAATGAAGAGGCCTTTAAGCATGCCTCTGCTTTAACAGTATGCTCAGGCACAATGTTCCATCCAACAGCACTTGCTACAACACAAGCTGCTGTAGACATGGCTAAGGATAAGGGAGCGATTATTGCAATGGATGCCAATATTCGCCCGTTACGCTGGAGCAGCGAGGAAATTTGCCGCGAAACGGTGACATCATTTTTTGAGGATGTCGATATTCTAAAGGTTACGGATGATGAATTATTTTTCTTAACAGAAACAACTAGCTTAGAGGAAGGTATTGCTCAGTTAAGCAGCTATTTAGTGCCTATTATTTTAGTAACAGTAGGGGAAAATGGCACATATGCCGTGCTAAATGGTGAGGTTATCCATGTGCCAACAGAAAAAGTAGTGCCTGTAGATACAACAGGCGCTGGAGATGCATTTATGGCAGGGGTATTACGCGATATTCACTATAACGGTTTACCTACAACAAAAGAGGAGCTTGTGCGTTGTACAAGCTTTGGCAATAAATTAGGTGCTTTAGCGGCGACAAAAGCAGGTGCATTGACGGCACTACCATACTATCAAGATATTAAGCATTTACTAAAATAA
- a CDS encoding ABC transporter ATP-binding protein, translating into MKSVNIDNVSKQFGQVYGVKNLNLEIKAGEFFTFLGPSGCGKTTTLRMIAGFYYPTNGKILFDTRDVTRLPPNKRNIGMVFQNYALFPHMTVDENIAFGLQVRKLSKAEIQHKVDRIRGQVHLADYGKRKINELSGGQQQRVALARALVIEPDILLLDEPLSNLDAKLREETRVEIKRIQAELGITTIYVTHDQMEAMSMSDRIMVMENGDIKQIGTPQEIYHRPINRFVANFIGETNLIEGTIKAIDDEDIQVTTANGLVFTGRKQQSSPALTHMIGNKVFISIRPESIYLGTGDNTLTGKITFVEFTGISVNYIVDFTAFSLKVMIIHSYDQIKNIGEDITINIAYDSLYFLGE; encoded by the coding sequence TTGAAAAGTGTCAATATCGACAATGTTTCTAAGCAATTTGGTCAGGTATATGGTGTAAAAAATTTAAATCTTGAGATAAAGGCAGGCGAGTTCTTTACATTTCTTGGTCCTAGCGGCTGTGGAAAAACAACGACCTTACGAATGATTGCTGGCTTTTACTACCCTACCAATGGAAAAATTCTTTTTGATACGCGCGATGTTACACGACTTCCGCCAAATAAACGCAATATCGGTATGGTATTTCAAAATTATGCCCTTTTCCCGCATATGACTGTTGATGAGAATATTGCATTTGGCTTACAAGTACGCAAACTTTCAAAGGCAGAGATTCAGCACAAGGTTGACCGTATTAGAGGACAAGTACATCTAGCCGATTACGGTAAGCGAAAAATTAATGAGCTTTCTGGTGGTCAACAGCAGCGAGTAGCCTTAGCAAGAGCTTTAGTGATTGAGCCAGATATTTTATTGCTTGATGAGCCTTTATCCAACTTAGATGCAAAGCTACGTGAGGAAACACGTGTTGAAATCAAACGTATCCAAGCTGAGCTAGGTATTACTACGATTTATGTTACTCATGACCAAATGGAGGCCATGTCAATGTCAGATCGTATTATGGTGATGGAAAATGGCGATATTAAGCAAATTGGCACACCTCAGGAAATTTATCATCGACCTATCAATCGCTTTGTTGCTAATTTCATTGGTGAAACAAATTTAATTGAAGGTACAATTAAGGCAATCGATGATGAGGATATACAAGTTACCACAGCAAACGGACTTGTTTTCACTGGGCGAAAACAACAAAGCTCTCCAGCTTTAACGCATATGATTGGAAACAAGGTATTTATTTCGATTCGTCCAGAATCCATCTATTTAGGAACTGGTGATAACACACTAACAGGGAAAATTACCTTTGTAGAGTTTACTGGGATAAGTGTTAATTATATTGTAGATTTTACGGCGTTCTCACTTAAAGTAATGATTATTCATTCTTATGACCAAATAAAAAATATCGGTGAAGATATAACTATCAATATTGCTTATGATTCACTGTATTTTTTAGGGGAATAG